Proteins from a single region of Schistocerca gregaria isolate iqSchGreg1 chromosome 3, iqSchGreg1.2, whole genome shotgun sequence:
- the LOC126354043 gene encoding 2-(3-amino-3-carboxypropyl)histidine synthase subunit 1, whose protein sequence is MDESSKAVVVTASATRKVFKPSINVVNKIPEALADKINSHELTQVLPKNYNFELPKTIWRIKQIEAKRVALQMPEGLLMFATTICDIIEEFTEADTVIMGDVTYGACCIDDYTAKALRVDLLVHYGHSCLIPVDQTIGIKVLYIFVDIKIDSLHFLETIQYNFPKEEKIGLVSTIQFVATLHAVGRELRELGYKVTIPQSRPLSAGEILGCTSPTIKDVNVLIYLGDGRFHLEAAMIANPSLRAFRYDPYEKKFTEEFYDHSAMLKIRSAAIQKASEASRFGLILGTLGRQGNPKVLATLQERISLMKKESTVVLLSEIFPDKLKMFSDVEAWIQIACPRLSIDWGYAFIQPLLTPFEAAVALGSVHWRKDEDRYPMDFYANTSLGPWTPNHKTTPDKDDTKCCGKTGCSPSQATGKH, encoded by the exons ATGGATGAAAGTAGTAAAGCGGTCGTTGTAACAGCGTCAGCTACACGAAAAGTATTTAAACCCTCAATAAACGTTGTGAATAAAATCCCAGAAGCGTTGGCGGATAAGATTAATTCGCATGAGTTAACCCAAGTACTGCCAAAAAATTATAACTTTGAATTGCCGAAGACAATTTGGCGCATTAAACAGATAGAAGCCAAACGAGTTGCTCTTCAAATGCCCGAAGGGTTGCTCATGTTTGCAACAACAATTTGTGACATTATAGAAGAATTTACTGAAGCTGATACTGTGATAATGGGCGACGTAACTTACGGCGCATGCTGCATAGATGATTACACTGCGAAGGCGTTGCGAGTGGATTTACTTGTTCATTATGGCCATAGCTGTCTTATTCCTGTTGATCAAACGATTGGCATCAAAGTTCTTTATATTTTTGTTGACATCAAAATTGATTCACTGCATTTCTTAGAAACAATTCAGTATAATTTCCCAAAGGAAGAGAAGATTGGTTTAGTTAGCACTATTCAGTTTGTTGCTACCTTGCATGCTGTTGGCAGAGAACTGAGGGAGCTGGGTTACAAAGTAACTATTCCTCAGAGTCGACCACTTTCTGCAGGAGAAATTTTGGGCTGCACTTCCCCAACAATAAAAGATGTCAATGTGTTGATATACTTAGGAGATGGAAGATTTCATCTTGAAGCAGCCATGATAGCAAATCCATCACTCAGGGCTTTCAG GTATGAtccatatgaaaaaaaattcactGAGGAATTTTATGATCATTCAGCAATGCTGAAAATAAGAAGTGCTGCTATTCAAAAAGCAAGTGAGGCTTCTAGATTTGGCTTGATATTGGGAACTTTAGGTCGGCAAGGAAATCCCAAAGTTTTGGCAACATTACAG GAACGAATCTCGCTAATGAAGAAAGAAAGCACTGTCGTCCTGTTATCAGAAATCTTCCCTGACAAGCTTAAGATGTTCTCAGATGTAGAAGCATGGATTCAGATTGCTTGTCCACGATTATCCATTGACTGGGGTTATGCATTCATCCAGCCTCTTCTGACACCATTTGAGGCAGCTGTAGCCTTGGGTTCTGTGCATTGGCGGAAGGACGAGGATCGCTATCCAATGGATTTCTATGCTAACACAAGTTTGGGACCTTGGACTCCAAATCATAAAACAACTCCAGACAAGGATGACACTAAGTGTTGTGGTAAGACTGGCTGTAGTCCCTCACAGGCAACAGGCAAACACTAA